In the genome of Candidatus Eisenbacteria bacterium, the window GAAATATCTTGAGCCGCGGTGAGGGCGGCGGGGTGTAGGTAACGAAATCAGAGTTGTAGACCTCTTTCGCCCATGCCGCATTCTTGATCAGATCCGCTCTGTTATCACCGGCAACAAAGGCAAAGCAAACGACTATTGTTGAGTCTGGTCCTATCTCCTTGAATGGACCTACTGAAATGAGCTGGACAGGGTCACAGTCAACATCTCTGCAAACTGGGTCGCAGGTGGGGCAGCGTTGATTGGCTTCCACTCCACTTGCGTCGTCGATTTCTCCATTGGACATTAACCGATATCTCTCGACGTCAGTATCCTTGTCAGTTGCACCGGGTCTCCAGGTCCACCAGTTGAAAGAAACAGTCTGGAGAGTGTCGCTCGGTGGGCTTCCTGTCGAACCCAGGTACTGTATTCCTGACCAGCTTGTTGCGCGCTGGAGCCCATCCTCCGATTGGTAGTGGTGTTCCAAACAAAGACTGAGACTGTCAGAGTATTCTATGTCCTTTTTCGCATACCATCCGCTCGTAGGCCATGTCGGGTACTCTGGCTTGTAACCCGATGCAAGTTCCGAGTAAAGGCCGACATAAACATCTTTTAAGAAGCAGCCGCTGCCGCATATGTTCTTGATGAAGAGCCTTACGAGGACAAAGGCGTTGTAGCGTTTAAAGCTCCAACAATAAGTCTCCTGTCTGACGTCGACTTTGAGAGGTACGTGATCTTCGCCGCCCGGCTTCGTGAAGCCAGGAATATCGCTGTATTTGGCGATGAAATCCTGCTCGGAAATTGCGCTGTCTGGGCCAGTTGGAACATAGTATTTGCTGTGCGGAAGAGTGGACCTTTCATGAAGAGCAGTTGTGTCAGGATGGGGAGTGAATTCGCAGGCGGCTATTGGGGAGCCACCTGCGTAGCCATCAACAGTCGAGGTCGACACCAGAGTCTCTCCAATGTCCGTGTTGAATCCCCCAATCCAGATTCCGCCTCTTACCATGTGGTCGATGCCGGAGCCACACGGATATTCAAACGATGGTGCCCTGCTTCTGAAATTGTTTCCAAAAAAACCATAGTTTGTGACAGCAAGGCAGACTTTTGACAGCGATGTTGTTTTCTCGTCGGCAATAACTGAGTCGCTTGGGGTGAAAGTAAGTCTGTAGGGCTCCACATTCTTGGAGGAATTGTGGTCACTGCTTCTCGGAGGAAGCCCCTTCGATAACGCAGTACCCGCAAGAACAGAGAACAAGAAGAGAAAAGAAAAAGCTGCGATGAGTGGCTTACTATTTGTACTCATAGATAACAACCCTGCTGGCTGCCTTATCAACCATGTGAACCCGGTTCTCGCTCGCCGTAATGGCGATCACGTTGCTCACAGCTGTGGCCGTCGGAGGGATATAAGAATTGACAACCTTCTCAAAGACCCCATACGGAGTAAGCTTGAGCACGCGATTGTTCCCTGTATCAGCAACATAGATATTGAAGACTTTGTCCGCGTAAACGTCCGATGGATCCAACAGCGCTTTTCCCTCTGCCTCTTTGACCGCCGTAATCGTGCCGGTTCTCGGGATATCTGTCCTTATCTTGATCACCCGCGGCGGGTAGATGCCGTCGCCTTTGTCAGCAATCAGAAGCCCTTGTCCATCGTAGTAAAGCTGGGAGGGTTTCCCGATATAGCCATCGCCCAAGCCCTGATCGGTCCATATCCCGAGGTCGTAGCCGCTGGAGCTGTATTTCTTCACGGTTTTACGCACTTCATCGGCGACGAAAACATTGCCGCTGTCATCAACAGCAATTCCCACCACGGATACCCATGAAGTCGTATCCCGGAAACTCCACGTGCCGGCCCCACCGGTCCTACCGAATTTCTTTATCGTGGTGTCGCCCTCATCATAGATGTAGATGTCGCCATTACTTCCTTCTGCTATAAGCTTCGGGCTCAATAGACCGGATGAAGAGAAGTCAACCGACGGATTTACCTTTGGATTCTTCGATGCGCTCACGGAACCCGGGTAGAAGGCAACGGCCTTCAAGCTGTCTCCCACCGCTATGAGGCTTGCCCCCGGTGCGTGTCTTGTAAGAAGGATATCTGACACTTTGGAGAGGCCATCCCACTCTCCAAGCCAGGTGTAAACATCTCCGGGAATTGGCGCAGCCTCGGGAGGGGGGGGAAGACTCATCTTGTGCCCGCAGCCCACAACGAGGACACCGAGTATGAGCACGGACGCCGCGAGATGCTCAAGTTTCATGAATCTGCTAGTCTTCCCTTTGGTCTGAGCCATAAGATGTCATCAAAAAGAGAGTGAGACCGAAAACTGGCTTATCTTCCCGAAGAGCCCTGCGTCTCTGAATGCGTAATCGACGCTTCCTCTCGCAAACCCCATGCCTGCCTTGATCCCTCCGCCAAACGAGAACGCAGGAGTGTCGGAGTTGAAATCATAGCCGGCCCTAAAGGCAAGATTGTCCGAGAACGTCAATTCTCCGCCTGCCTTGATGGTCTCGGCGTTGTCAGCGGGATGATGCAGCTCGACAGAAGACGTAAGTCTGTAGAAGCTGTTCTGAAGAAGATCCATTGCTGCTCCGAACTTGAATGTCGTAGGAGGCGAGAATGATTGGTAGCCAAAGGTCCGGCCTCCAAAGTCGTAACTCCCCGAAGGTCTGAGCTGTGGGCCAAAATTGCTCAAGACAATTGCCATCCTCAAGGATTGGAACCCCACACGGTATGCTGTGCCGACATCGAGAAGCCAGGCGCCGGAGGTCGGGCCGCCGACTTCTGTCCCGAGCTCTTCGATGAGATACTTGGCTCCCACGCCGATCGAGAGCTTATCCGTAAATCTTCTCGCAAAGCCAATTCCCACGTAAGTATCGTTGAAACCAAAAGTTCTTCCTGTGCCGTACGGATAGTATTCGGTCGTCTCGAGGAGATCGGTTCTAAGCGTCCCCGCCTGGATGCCGAAGGCGCTATTCATGGAAATGACCGGATAGACGATACTGACGTAGTCGTAAATAATATCTGCCGGCCACTCTATTCTTGTTACGAGCACCTCTGGCTTGGTGAGATTGGTCAGCCCGCCCACGTTCCACGACATGTCACTCGCATCGTCGGCAATCGCGACAAATACGCCTCCCATCGCCGAAGCCCTGGCACCCACAGGTATCTTAAGGAATGTACCGCTCGAAGTGCCGGACCTCTGGCCTCCTAGATTGGTTTGAGCAAGAAGCTCAGCGGGAGAGACGGCCAGAAGGAGAATTGAAATTATCCCCGTGAGGAGAATCCCGAAGCTCAAGAAGAGCGAAGCGATGTGTTTTCTCACCAGTCCCACTCTATGCCTAGTTTGAAGTTCCTTGGCCTGCCGGAAAGTGAAGGGTCACTATACTGTGCTTCCTGATACCTCGTGTAGGTCACCAAGCTTCCTTCGCCGAGCTTATATGGCTTGCCGGTAACCGGATCAAGCCTGACCGCGGTTCTTTCATTGAAGATGTTCCACCCCTGGAAGGTGAGCCGGAAATTCTTCGGGAGTTCCTTCTCGAACCTCAGGTCCCACGTCACTTCGAACCGTCCGTTCTTTGAATACTTCTCAGCAAGCTCCTCGTACTTCAAATTGACCGGCGTGTAGGCGCGGCCCGACCATATGAGACCATAGAGGTTAAAGCCCCAGCCTGAGAAGAATGGCAAGCCGAGAACCTTCACTTCCTTCTCCTTGCTGGAGACTCTGTAGTCAAAGCCCAAGGAAAGCTTGTGAGGTCTGTTCCACCACATGAACACTTCTCCGAGCTCGCTTTCCTGTGGATTCCCACCGAGTTCCCTGACAAGTGCGGCCGCGCTGGGATCCGAGCTTTTCCCGGTCGCGAGAGAATAAGTGTAGTCGATCGAGCCCGAGATGCGATCAATCCTCCTCTTCTTGAGCTCTATTTCGATGCCGCGTGACCTGGCATAGTCAACGTTTCTGTAGATGAAATACCCTTCCTTGACAGTCGCAGCAGTCGGGTAGTCATAGATGTCTTTGTTGAAAAGGACAACGTTCACGCCAATACTCTGTCCAAAGAGACGCCTGGCTCCGAGCTCGTACTGAACCGAGACCTCGGGATTCAAGTTTGGATTTCCGATTCTTGGATATTTCTCAGTCGATGCGGCGCTCATCTTCGAATAGACGTAATAATACGTAGGTCTCTGGGAAAATCTTCCATAATTGAAGAACAGGTTATCGCTCTCAGTTATGGGGAAGGAGATTGCAAGGCGGGGGGATGTACGCGTCTTCATTCTTTCACCGAATACCTTTTTTGTATCGCGGTAGAAACCTTCCCTTATGAACGGAGTAATTGTCTGACTCTCCAAGTTCGCAACAGCCCGCTCGAGCTGTTTTCCCGGAAACCAGTAGTCGTATCTGACTCCCACGTTGCCGACAAGACCCTCAAACTCGAACTGGTCTTGCACGTAGAGGGCGCCGGTCGCAGGATAAACATGAAAGAGGTCAAACTGTTCGCCTAGGGGCGAGCTTCCTGCCCAAGGGTATCTTATGCTTATGTACTGAACGTTCTCGAAAGAGCTCTCGATCCCGGTCTTCAAGTTGTGATTTGGCGGGAATCTCTTGGCCAGAGTCCAGCTTCCGGTGTAGGTTTCACCGTACCTGTCTCGCCAGTCCGGAGCATCGCCCGTATCGTAGAAGTAGGGACTGTTCAAGCTGTCCGGGAGATCTTCATCATGGGGCTTCTCATACTCCCACCAGAGTTTCCCGGCCACGTCCCTATGATTAGAAGAGAAGACCCTTGAGAGGCGCAACACATGATAAGCAGTCCTCCCGAGTCCCTGCGTGAAAGTCAGAGTCGTAATGTTTCTATCCTGCGTGACTGTTTGATAATGATCCATTCTCCTACTCCACTCCCACGCATATCCGGTCGTCGTTCTGGTAATGTCTCCTATGTCGAATTCCGAAAAGCCCTGATCGATGCCGATCATCTTGCTGTAGAAAAGTTCGAACTTCTTGTTCACCGAGGGTTTCCACACGAGCTTGCCTGAACCCATCCACTTGTTGTCCTGTCTTGGCGTAAGAAAGCTCCCGTACCGGAGATCGCCCCACGGCGTCTCATCCACGTAATTTGGTCTCAGTTTCTTATTGCCTGGGAGGCTTCTTATGCCCGGCAGATACGTGTCGCTGAGACTGGTGGAAGCATCAAGGAAAAAGGTAAGCTGCCCCGGAACTTCGAGACCGAACGGTGAAATCACTCTCTTGAGAATCGGCTCAGGTCCGCCGATCTGCACGTTTATCTGGTCGGAGTTGAAGTAGTCGAAAAGGCCGGGATGGTCCGTCGTGTAGAGAACAAGACCGTGATAATCCTTCCCGCCCTCCTTCGTCTTCACCTCAACAATCCCGGAGAGGGCTTCACCGTATTCTGCATTGAAGCCGCCCGTGATAACGTTCATCTCAGCCACCGAGCGTGAGCCAACGTTCTCAGCCCCTGATGTGCCTCCAATAAGATCCCTGACCCTCACTCCCTCTAGATAGTAGGCAACTTCATCCACTCTTCCGCCTCTTATGTGTATCTCTTCATCAACTTTCGAAACGCCGGGCTGTCTCCCGATAAGATCAACCACGCTCTGAACCGACATCTGCTGGATGTCCCTTCCGGTCACGCTCCGGACCGTCGAGGGGACTTTGACCTCAACCAGAGGTCTCTCGGCAATGACGTTGGTTTCCTTCTCTTGCGAGACGACCGTCTCCGTCATGTTAACTTCGAGTATCGTAGGGAGGCCGGCCTCGATTCTTAGGGCTGTTTTTGTTATTGGAGTGTAGCCGAGCATTCTTACGAGAATTGTGTATGTTCCAGGCGGGACCCTGGCTATCAGATAGATTCCATCTTCGGCGGTGAGAGCGCCGATTTCGAGCTCCTTTATGGCAACGTTTACGCCCGGGAGCGGCCGCCCGGTTACTGTGTCCGTCACTCTGCCGCGAAGAGTGCCTGGAGTCTCAGAGAATGAAATCCGGGGAAAGGCTGTGAGGATTATTGCCATGCCGAGGATCAATCTAAGTCTGCTGGACATCATATCGCCAAGCTCCGTTCGAAGGCGTGGGATGCTGACTACACCTTTTGGCTAAATCCCGCTTCACGACTTGAACTCAATCCGCAATCAGTGACGCTCGACCTGCAACCCACAATCAACATCGACAAGAATTTATCATACTTCACTTTCCGGGTCAAGGATTGATGATACCAATGCTCGGTCACTCCAGCCCACTGACGATCGCCAATGGTTTGATGATCAATGTCGCCCTCACCTGGGATTCTCTTCAAACCTGTCAATCTTGTCCAGGCGCTTCTGGTGTCTGCCGCCGGAGAATTGAGTCCTGAGCCAAACCCGCACGACCTGCTTTGCGAGGCCGGGATTGAGAACCCTTGAGCCAAGTGTGAGGACGTTGGAATTCGTATGTTCCCTGGATGTGGTTGCAGTAAAGACATCGTGACAGAGTGCAGCTCTTATTCCTTTCACCTTGTTTGCTGTGACAGAAGAGCCAATGCCGGCAGAATCGATCATAATCCCGCGCTGGCATCTTCCTTCAGCGACGGAGAGCGCTACCTGAAGGGCGATGTCCGGATAATCGACCGGATCCGCACTGTTGGTGCCGCAGTCTATAACAGAACAGTTCATATCTTCAAGCAAAAACGTTTTCAGCTTCTTCTTAAGGGGATAGCCAGCATGGTCAGAGCCAAGTGCAACGGTCGTGAGCTTCTTCCCGGACCCGAGGGCAGAGGTCTTTTCACATACAGCCTGCCCGGCCCGCGCAGATGGTTCCGCGTCCGTGAGCACTTCCTCGACGACCTTCCTTACGATTTCTTTGAGCGCATCGGATTTCACAGCTTTTGAACACTCCAAAAGACCACTGAGACATCGAAGATTATCACCAATTGTTGCCGACTGCAACTCTACTTGCGCGTCAAGTTACAGGGGGTATCCCGATTGAGGATCAGGAATCACTTCCTGCCAAATAGAAACCAGCTTTGCTTGCTAATCTTGCCTTGCTGCAAAATCTCAAAACCGAATCTCGTGCTCAATGCACTGTAATCATGCTTGAACCAATACGAAGATACGGAACCCGTATCATCAGAATCGCTTAGTTCGTTTAGATAGATGTTTCTCGCAAGTTTTGACAAATGCTTCAGTGTCGACTCCAATCTCTCGGGCAGCACTGCTGAAAGAACCCTATTTGAAATTATCAAATCGAAGTACTGTTCTGGATATTCGAGTTTCAGTATATCTTTCGTCTCATAATCGTAGTTGAGATTTGGGAATCTTTCTTTGCAGAGCCTCACCGCACTTGCGGCAATATCTTGTGCAACAACTTTCTTGATTCCCATTTTTTCGTAAACAGGGAA includes:
- a CDS encoding class I SAM-dependent methyltransferase, translating into MSMFQGIVRQFLFKLTRTRNQTILKLFWNYRAKDIHQTWGEDSSDYSTVEKVIEMTVPATILDIGCGSGRLFPVYEKMGIKKVVAQDIAASAVRLCKERFPNLNYDYETKDILKLEYPEQYFDLIISNRVLSAVLPERLESTLKHLSKLARNIYLNELSDSDDTGSVSSYWFKHDYSALSTRFGFEILQQGKISKQSWFLFGRK
- a CDS encoding PorV/PorQ family protein, translating into MRKHIASLFLSFGILLTGIISILLLAVSPAELLAQTNLGGQRSGTSSGTFLKIPVGARASAMGGVFVAIADDASDMSWNVGGLTNLTKPEVLVTRIEWPADIIYDYVSIVYPVISMNSAFGIQAGTLRTDLLETTEYYPYGTGRTFGFNDTYVGIGFARRFTDKLSIGVGAKYLIEELGTEVGGPTSGAWLLDVGTAYRVGFQSLRMAIVLSNFGPQLRPSGSYDFGGRTFGYQSFSPPTTFKFGAAMDLLQNSFYRLTSSVELHHPADNAETIKAGGELTFSDNLAFRAGYDFNSDTPAFSFGGGIKAGMGFARGSVDYAFRDAGLFGKISQFSVSLSF
- a CDS encoding TonB-dependent receptor; this translates as MMSSRLRLILGMAIILTAFPRISFSETPGTLRGRVTDTVTGRPLPGVNVAIKELEIGALTAEDGIYLIARVPPGTYTILVRMLGYTPITKTALRIEAGLPTILEVNMTETVVSQEKETNVIAERPLVEVKVPSTVRSVTGRDIQQMSVQSVVDLIGRQPGVSKVDEEIHIRGGRVDEVAYYLEGVRVRDLIGGTSGAENVGSRSVAEMNVITGGFNAEYGEALSGIVEVKTKEGGKDYHGLVLYTTDHPGLFDYFNSDQINVQIGGPEPILKRVISPFGLEVPGQLTFFLDASTSLSDTYLPGIRSLPGNKKLRPNYVDETPWGDLRYGSFLTPRQDNKWMGSGKLVWKPSVNKKFELFYSKMIGIDQGFSEFDIGDITRTTTGYAWEWSRRMDHYQTVTQDRNITTLTFTQGLGRTAYHVLRLSRVFSSNHRDVAGKLWWEYEKPHDEDLPDSLNSPYFYDTGDAPDWRDRYGETYTGSWTLAKRFPPNHNLKTGIESSFENVQYISIRYPWAGSSPLGEQFDLFHVYPATGALYVQDQFEFEGLVGNVGVRYDYWFPGKQLERAVANLESQTITPFIREGFYRDTKKVFGERMKTRTSPRLAISFPITESDNLFFNYGRFSQRPTYYYVYSKMSAASTEKYPRIGNPNLNPEVSVQYELGARRLFGQSIGVNVVLFNKDIYDYPTAATVKEGYFIYRNVDYARSRGIEIELKKRRIDRISGSIDYTYSLATGKSSDPSAAALVRELGGNPQESELGEVFMWWNRPHKLSLGFDYRVSSKEKEVKVLGLPFFSGWGFNLYGLIWSGRAYTPVNLKYEELAEKYSKNGRFEVTWDLRFEKELPKNFRLTFQGWNIFNERTAVRLDPVTGKPYKLGEGSLVTYTRYQEAQYSDPSLSGRPRNFKLGIEWDW